A stretch of Sulfurimonas autotrophica DSM 16294 DNA encodes these proteins:
- a CDS encoding NAD-binding protein has protein sequence MNIIIAGAGKVGFNLAKTLSIGHNVTVIDKNSQALDRIQESLDILPLRGDVEDANTYKSFTGQEIDLFIAVTNIDNVNLVSAMMVDATLHVKRKFVRVQKYFFQEQIIQKKLDIDKVIFPLKLASRAVSSLLKYPKANNVKFFKYTPYKLISVMVSSITLPQTIHSDVFKIVGIERKKDFFIPDENIEILPNDLVYFFGDEKEIKQVCQKLDLDNMLDIQKCVVFGGGELGIEIARELLKVDKDVKLVEKDLKLCEIADEELRGKVSIINYKYGSHDIFEDEGLESADIFVAATNNDEYNIIKCLEAKESGIKKVVAINNEMEYYNLMHSLGIVVVRGPKMSAYNTIMEEISSTGVVIQKSYCGAKAVVFMRKVFPSSKLIDKVIKPLHVKESGVFYIRENVMHSLKEKIKLQENDLIVAFSAVKISSKVKEWIYEL, from the coding sequence ATGAATATTATTATTGCCGGTGCCGGAAAAGTGGGTTTTAATCTTGCTAAAACGCTAAGCATTGGGCATAACGTTACGGTAATTGATAAAAATTCGCAAGCTTTGGACAGAATACAAGAGAGTTTGGATATTTTACCGCTTCGGGGAGATGTAGAAGATGCGAATACCTACAAGAGTTTTACAGGTCAGGAAATCGACCTGTTTATAGCAGTTACAAATATTGATAATGTCAATCTCGTCTCTGCGATGATGGTAGATGCTACTTTACATGTAAAAAGAAAATTCGTAAGAGTGCAAAAATATTTTTTTCAAGAACAAATTATTCAGAAGAAACTTGATATTGACAAAGTTATTTTTCCTTTAAAGCTTGCTTCTAGGGCAGTGTCATCACTTCTTAAATATCCAAAAGCCAATAATGTAAAATTTTTTAAATATACACCGTATAAGCTTATTTCTGTAATGGTTTCAAGTATAACCCTCCCTCAAACTATACATTCTGATGTTTTTAAAATAGTAGGTATTGAGCGCAAGAAAGATTTTTTTATTCCTGATGAAAATATTGAAATACTTCCTAATGACCTTGTCTATTTCTTCGGTGATGAGAAGGAGATTAAGCAGGTGTGCCAAAAACTGGATCTGGATAATATGCTTGATATTCAAAAATGTGTTGTTTTTGGCGGAGGTGAACTAGGTATCGAAATAGCAAGAGAACTCCTCAAAGTTGACAAAGATGTCAAACTTGTGGAAAAAGATTTAAAACTTTGTGAAATAGCAGATGAAGAACTTAGGGGAAAAGTTTCTATAATTAATTACAAATATGGTTCGCATGATATCTTTGAAGACGAAGGCTTGGAAAGTGCAGATATTTTTGTAGCGGCTACGAATAATGATGAGTACAATATAATAAAATGTCTTGAAGCAAAAGAGAGCGGAATAAAAAAAGTTGTTGCTATTAACAATGAAATGGAATATTACAATCTGATGCACTCTTTGGGCATAGTAGTAGTCAGAGGCCCTAAAATGAGTGCATACAATACAATTATGGAAGAGATTAGTTCTACCGGTGTTGTTATTCAAAAAAGTTATTGCGGAGCAAAGGCTGTAGTCTTTATGCGTAAAGTTTTTCCATCATCCAAACTCATTGACAAAGTTATAAAACCTTTACATGTAAAAGAATCAGGCGTGTTTTATATACGAGAAAACGTGATGCACAGCCTTAAAGAAAAGATTAAACTTCAAGAAAATGATTTGATTGTAGCATTTTCAGCGGTAAAGATAAGTTCTAAAGTGAAAGAATGGATTTATGAACTATAA
- a CDS encoding TrkH family potassium uptake protein: protein MNYKNVLKILSLIGITVSVIFLLDALIGIIYKEQYENFLLYDGLFFLVNLAVWQWLRNHEFDLKIKESILVVNLLWVLLGVAGAIPLFLYTDISFASSFFEAISGFTTTGATVYTDIEALPHLILFHRSLMHWLGGLGVIVLGVGLLSVINPTGSLSLFKAESTGVVLEKLTPKIKDTALSLWIVYTLLTLVDMMLLKFFGMSWFDAINHAFSTISTGGFSTKNDSLGYFTNDGIIWTTTIFMMLAGINFLAHLKLYYKDAGGYKTEEVKWYFIIFIVLSILLSLVHVDISGDSFYDALKHSSFTIASVMTTTGFATIDYGSWSHLAIAIIFIGLLMGGNAGSTAGGIKIIRHVIIFKTLASELKRILHPNMIISVFIDGVKQKERILSSTFGFFTLFMITVAIVTVYIYARGYDAMTSISGAFAIVGNVGPGFSMVGPADNFSFFSDFDKIFLSVAMIIGRLECYTVFVLLSSSFWKKF, encoded by the coding sequence ATGAACTATAAAAATGTGTTGAAAATTCTTTCTCTTATAGGCATAACTGTTTCTGTGATTTTTTTGCTTGATGCATTGATTGGCATTATATATAAAGAACAGTATGAAAATTTTTTGCTTTATGACGGTTTATTTTTTTTGGTAAATCTTGCTGTATGGCAGTGGCTGAGAAATCATGAATTTGATTTAAAAATAAAAGAGAGTATATTGGTGGTAAATCTGCTTTGGGTACTGCTTGGAGTCGCCGGAGCCATACCGCTGTTTTTATATACCGATATATCTTTTGCATCTTCATTCTTTGAAGCCATCAGCGGGTTTACGACTACAGGAGCAACAGTTTACACTGATATAGAAGCTTTACCGCATTTGATACTCTTTCATAGAAGTTTGATGCACTGGCTTGGAGGACTTGGCGTTATTGTTCTTGGCGTGGGACTTTTGTCTGTTATAAATCCTACGGGAAGTCTCTCTCTCTTTAAAGCCGAATCAACAGGTGTTGTGCTTGAAAAACTAACACCGAAAATAAAAGATACAGCGCTGAGTCTGTGGATAGTATACACGTTATTGACACTTGTTGACATGATGCTTTTGAAGTTTTTTGGTATGAGTTGGTTTGATGCGATAAACCATGCTTTTTCAACAATTTCAACAGGTGGGTTTTCTACAAAAAACGACTCTTTGGGCTATTTTACTAATGACGGTATTATTTGGACAACTACAATTTTTATGATGCTTGCGGGTATAAACTTTTTAGCACATTTAAAACTTTATTATAAAGATGCCGGCGGTTATAAAACAGAAGAGGTAAAATGGTATTTTATTATTTTTATAGTGTTGAGTATTCTTTTGAGTCTTGTGCATGTAGATATAAGCGGAGATTCTTTTTATGATGCCTTGAAGCACTCATCATTTACAATAGCTTCTGTAATGACAACGACAGGCTTTGCGACTATTGATTATGGCTCCTGGTCTCATTTGGCTATAGCAATTATATTTATAGGGCTTTTAATGGGTGGTAATGCAGGTTCAACGGCAGGTGGTATTAAGATCATCCGTCATGTTATTATTTTTAAAACATTGGCTTCGGAACTCAAAAGAATACTGCACCCAAATATGATTATTTCTGTTTTTATTGACGGGGTAAAACAAAAAGAGAGAATTTTATCCTCTACTTTTGGTTTTTTTACTCTTTTTATGATTACTGTGGCCATTGTAACCGTCTATATTTATGCACGGGGATATGATGCTATGACTTCAATTTCCGGTGCATTTGCAATTGTCGGCAATGTCGGCCCTGGATTTTCTATGGTCGGTCCTGCCGATAATTTCTCCTTTTTTTCCGATTTTGATAAAATCTTTCTTTCAGTGGCTATGATTATAGGCAGATTGGAGTGTTATACCGTTTTTGTGCTGCTAAGCAGCTCTTTTTGGAAAAAATTCTAA
- a CDS encoding chloride channel protein: MIQKHITEQTAILFSVTKWVFLSSIIGILIGATVTGFLKVLAYSESSRSLLPFEYYYTLPFALVLTVWLVKTFAPSAEGHGTEKVISAVHKYDGKINVSVIPVKTLATVLTIFAGGSVGKEGPGAQIGAGVASYLSTLLKFHKQDRKKLVICGISAGFATVFGTPIAGAIFGVEVLIIGVIMYDVLLPSFIAGFAAFTTAQFLGIEYTYYDLHFFQDVSLDFWLIMKVVLAGLFFGFVSDIVITSVSYTHSLVKSIKVSTYIKAFVGGLLIVALTLVFGEQYIGLGLGTIADALNPHVAASQDIHWYTFLLKTVFTSLSLAAGGSGGVITPIFYIGATSGHFFGSIISPEHITLFAALGFVSVVSATTNTPIASTIMAVELFGIDIAHYAALAAVISFLISGHRSIFSSQILAMRKSEMLSVKIGEEVENINISLEEHEMDKIEKFRRRLHKKNKKR; this comes from the coding sequence ATGATACAAAAACATATAACCGAACAAACGGCCATTCTTTTCAGTGTTACAAAATGGGTATTTCTATCCTCTATTATAGGCATTTTAATTGGTGCGACTGTAACGGGATTTTTAAAAGTCTTGGCATATAGTGAATCCTCTCGTTCACTGCTGCCTTTTGAATATTATTATACGCTTCCTTTTGCGCTTGTTTTGACTGTCTGGCTTGTAAAAACTTTTGCTCCTTCTGCTGAGGGACACGGAACAGAAAAAGTAATATCAGCTGTGCATAAATATGACGGAAAAATCAATGTTTCTGTTATTCCTGTAAAAACACTAGCAACCGTATTAACAATTTTTGCAGGTGGTTCAGTCGGTAAAGAGGGTCCGGGTGCACAAATCGGAGCAGGGGTGGCTTCATATTTGTCTACTCTTTTAAAATTTCATAAACAAGACAGAAAAAAATTGGTAATCTGCGGAATCAGTGCCGGTTTTGCAACAGTTTTTGGGACACCTATTGCAGGGGCTATATTTGGTGTTGAAGTTTTAATTATCGGCGTTATTATGTATGATGTGCTCTTGCCTTCATTTATCGCCGGTTTTGCCGCATTTACAACAGCCCAGTTCTTAGGTATTGAATATACATATTATGATTTGCACTTTTTTCAAGATGTCTCTTTGGACTTTTGGCTTATCATGAAAGTGGTCCTTGCCGGACTCTTTTTCGGTTTTGTCTCCGATATAGTTATCACCTCTGTCTCTTATACGCATAGTCTTGTCAAAAGTATTAAAGTAAGCACATATATAAAAGCGTTCGTCGGTGGACTTCTTATTGTCGCTTTAACGCTTGTGTTCGGTGAGCAGTATATAGGTTTGGGACTTGGTACAATCGCTGATGCCCTTAACCCGCATGTAGCAGCTTCTCAAGATATTCACTGGTATACTTTTCTTTTAAAAACAGTTTTTACATCACTTTCTCTTGCAGCAGGCGGTAGTGGTGGAGTCATTACACCGATTTTTTACATAGGTGCGACAAGTGGGCACTTCTTTGGTTCTATTATTTCCCCTGAACATATTACACTTTTTGCGGCACTCGGTTTTGTGAGTGTTGTTTCGGCTACTACAAACACGCCTATTGCCTCAACTATTATGGCTGTGGAACTTTTTGGTATAGATATAGCGCATTATGCAGCACTTGCAGCGGTAATCAGCTTTTTGATTTCAGGGCACAGAAGTATATTTTCTTCACAGATTTTGGCCATGAGAAAATCTGAGATGTTAAGTGTAAAAATAGGTGAAGAGGTGGAAAATATAAACATTTCGCTAGAAGAGCATGAGATGGATAAAATAGAAAAATTTCGCAGAAGACTCCATAAAAAAAATAAAAAGCGTTAA
- a CDS encoding DUF1538 domain-containing protein has protein sequence MLSISTFLQLLKESFRDLLPIILVIMFFQLAIIQSVPPNWLSTAIGLAIVGVGLAVFLLGLEVGIFPVGEGLASEFAHKGSTFWILIFGFMIGFGTTIAEPALIVIADKAASISSGRIDATILRTVVAFSVGFAIVLGVWRIIKGHPIQYYIIAGYILVVSATAFAPKEIVGLAYDLGGVTTSTVTVPLVAALGIGLASTIKGRNPVLDGFGLIAFASLTPMIFVQFYGIAVYQLIDASTSVLPPVIEEIEAVKMHFDIISVLQGLLGVISDVIPILGVILFFQYIILKKPIDNIKNVIIGFGLVILGLDAFIVGLEMGLFSVGETMAAELTQYDSELIIYSFGFLIGFSTTMAEPALTAIARKAKEISDEKINDFVLRLFVALGVAIGIALGAYRIVVGGEIVYYIMAGYMLVIVLTFLAPKYIVPIAYDSGGVTTSTVTVPLVAALGLGLATNIPGRDPLIDGFGLIAFASLFPMITVMLYGIITEKMGVKGESEKEEIQLNELRHALEDVNNMELSTVTVSDTNSRHSYLMSFSAVHVIVPQNKQEEALIAARDAGGRGVTIMSAHGMGLEHMENFYDRLHSDATDANLMFITQTKNVDKIIKEIITKLDITGDGRGLTFAYPVSHIKGLRLKLGDL, from the coding sequence GTGCTGAGTATTTCAACTTTTTTACAGCTTTTAAAAGAGTCTTTTCGCGACCTTTTACCTATCATACTCGTTATCATGTTCTTCCAGCTTGCAATCATTCAAAGTGTACCGCCAAACTGGCTAAGCACTGCCATAGGTTTGGCCATAGTCGGTGTCGGTCTTGCGGTATTTTTACTTGGTCTTGAAGTCGGAATTTTCCCGGTTGGTGAAGGGCTCGCAAGCGAATTTGCCCATAAAGGTTCTACTTTTTGGATTTTGATTTTTGGATTTATGATAGGCTTTGGAACGACCATCGCAGAGCCTGCCCTCATTGTCATCGCTGACAAGGCAGCCAGCATAAGTTCTGGTAGAATTGATGCCACCATTTTAAGAACCGTCGTTGCTTTTTCTGTCGGTTTTGCCATAGTTTTAGGCGTATGGCGAATCATAAAAGGGCACCCTATCCAATACTACATTATTGCAGGCTATATTTTAGTTGTCTCCGCTACAGCTTTTGCCCCAAAAGAGATAGTCGGACTTGCGTATGATTTAGGCGGTGTAACCACTTCAACCGTTACCGTTCCTCTTGTCGCAGCTTTGGGAATAGGTCTGGCTTCAACCATTAAAGGGCGCAATCCTGTTTTGGACGGCTTTGGACTCATTGCCTTCGCTTCACTTACTCCTATGATATTTGTACAGTTTTACGGTATTGCAGTTTATCAGTTAATTGATGCCAGTACTTCTGTTTTACCGCCTGTTATAGAAGAAATCGAAGCTGTAAAAATGCACTTTGACATCATTTCTGTTCTACAAGGCTTACTTGGTGTTATCAGCGATGTTATTCCAATTTTAGGCGTTATTTTATTTTTCCAGTACATTATTTTAAAAAAACCTATAGATAATATTAAAAATGTCATTATAGGCTTCGGACTTGTCATACTCGGTCTTGATGCATTTATAGTCGGTCTGGAGATGGGACTTTTTTCTGTTGGCGAGACGATGGCTGCCGAACTTACGCAATATGACAGTGAGCTTATCATTTACTCTTTCGGTTTTTTAATTGGTTTTTCAACAACTATGGCTGAACCCGCACTGACAGCAATCGCACGAAAAGCCAAAGAGATAAGTGATGAAAAAATCAATGACTTTGTTCTGCGTCTTTTTGTTGCTCTTGGAGTTGCTATAGGTATTGCGCTTGGTGCATACCGAATCGTTGTAGGCGGTGAAATTGTTTACTACATTATGGCTGGATATATGCTCGTAATTGTTCTCACTTTTTTAGCACCTAAGTATATTGTTCCCATCGCCTACGACAGTGGCGGTGTCACAACTTCAACGGTGACAGTGCCTCTTGTTGCCGCACTCGGACTCGGTCTTGCTACAAATATTCCCGGACGAGATCCTCTTATAGACGGTTTCGGGCTCATCGCCTTTGCTTCTTTGTTTCCTATGATAACAGTCATGTTATATGGCATCATCACAGAAAAAATGGGGGTAAAAGGAGAGTCTGAAAAAGAAGAGATTCAGCTAAATGAACTGCGCCATGCCTTAGAAGATGTTAACAATATGGAACTCTCAACTGTAACCGTATCAGACACAAATTCCCGACACTCCTACCTTATGAGCTTTTCGGCTGTACATGTAATCGTACCGCAAAATAAACAAGAAGAAGCACTTATAGCGGCAAGAGATGCGGGTGGGAGAGGTGTGACGATTATGAGTGCACACGGTATGGGTCTTGAACATATGGAGAATTTTTATGACAGGCTCCATTCTGATGCAACGGATGCAAACTTAATGTTTATTACCCAGACAAAAAATGTAGATAAGATAATAAAAGAAATAATAACAAAACTTGACATTACAGGAGACGGAAGAGGACTTACTTTCGCCTATCCGGTTTCTCACATAAAAGGCTTACGATTAAAACTGGGTGATTTGTAA
- the cobU gene encoding bifunctional adenosylcobinamide kinase/adenosylcobinamide-phosphate guanylyltransferase translates to MKTLFIGGIKSGKSHNAENYIKKLSGAKPVYLATTEFIDDEMQERIQQHQQQRADDFITVEEAINLKEKIALQEGAVLVECLSMWINNMLYHEKTYEEMEAEIATVMELKQDIVFVVNDVSCGIIPDNKLARQFVDISGKLSQMVAQKCDEVYHVVAGISTKIK, encoded by the coding sequence ATGAAAACATTATTTATAGGCGGCATTAAGAGTGGCAAATCTCACAATGCCGAAAACTACATAAAAAAACTCTCAGGTGCAAAACCTGTTTATCTTGCAACGACTGAATTTATAGATGATGAAATGCAAGAGCGGATACAGCAACATCAACAACAGCGTGCAGATGATTTTATTACAGTCGAAGAGGCGATTAATCTCAAAGAAAAAATAGCGCTGCAAGAGGGTGCCGTACTGGTTGAATGTTTGAGTATGTGGATAAACAACATGCTCTATCATGAAAAAACCTATGAGGAAATGGAAGCAGAAATAGCTACTGTAATGGAACTAAAACAGGATATCGTATTTGTTGTCAATGATGTAAGTTGCGGTATTATTCCTGATAACAAACTTGCACGTCAGTTTGTAGATATCAGCGGAAAGCTTTCTCAGATGGTTGCCCAAAAATGTGATGAAGTATATCATGTAGTCGCTGGAATCAGTACAAAAATAAAATGA
- the cobS gene encoding adenosylcobinamide-GDP ribazoletransferase: MNKLFKGFALALSMLSILPFFKVHDFYKGINGYAVMFYPLVGFLLGLILYGAFILLTPYLPPLHVSIIIFSLWVVLTGALHLDGFADTVDGLFVDKKRALEVMKDPHNGGMGITFSIVFLLLKASSLAALDAVYLLPVILMLSRLSAVLEIYLYPYISQNGMGSLAKAEFNRWQLFVALAYSFMVLVLFESYILMFVSLLVMFVLKSFFIKRYDGFTGDIYGFSIEMTELVLLNAVIVGLQ; the protein is encoded by the coding sequence ATGAATAAACTTTTCAAAGGCTTCGCTCTGGCTTTGTCAATGTTGAGTATTTTACCCTTTTTTAAGGTACATGATTTTTACAAAGGCATCAATGGCTATGCCGTGATGTTTTACCCGCTTGTAGGGTTTTTACTCGGTCTTATTTTATACGGCGCCTTTATTCTGCTTACACCATATTTGCCGCCTTTACATGTAAGCATTATTATTTTTTCTTTATGGGTTGTGCTTACGGGGGCTTTGCATCTTGATGGCTTTGCCGACACAGTGGATGGGCTGTTTGTTGATAAAAAAAGAGCTCTGGAAGTGATGAAAGACCCGCATAACGGTGGAATGGGTATAACATTCTCCATTGTTTTTTTACTGCTTAAAGCTTCTTCCCTGGCGGCGCTGGATGCGGTGTATCTACTGCCTGTGATTCTCATGCTGTCACGGCTGAGTGCTGTATTAGAGATATATTTGTATCCTTATATTTCGCAAAACGGTATGGGAAGTTTGGCAAAAGCAGAGTTTAATCGCTGGCAATTATTTGTAGCACTTGCTTACTCATTTATGGTTTTGGTGTTATTTGAGAGTTATATCTTGATGTTTGTGTCATTGTTAGTTATGTTTGTGCTCAAGAGTTTCTTTATTAAAAGATATGACGGTTTTACGGGAGATATTTACGGTTTTAGCATTGAAATGACAGAACTTGTTTTGCTCAATGCTGTTATAGTTGGTCTGCAGTGA
- a CDS encoding histidine phosphatase family protein: MKITLIRHGEVEVPYIGKYNGHNDIGLSKKGEKEAKKLAELFTCKEFDLVYCSDLRRAKETLKPFTQAKNALYTPKLREKSWGKHEGFDFDEITAQGVVYKNFSQWIEALDGENYKEYVQRVKKFFFEELAVQKADNVLVITHAGVIRVLMAIVQNLSLEEAFTLALPYASYTLYDTDLKTFSTIKT; the protein is encoded by the coding sequence GTGAAAATTACACTCATTCGTCACGGTGAGGTTGAGGTGCCTTACATCGGAAAATATAACGGACACAATGATATAGGGCTCTCTAAAAAGGGAGAAAAAGAAGCAAAAAAGTTAGCCGAACTCTTTACATGTAAAGAATTTGATTTGGTGTACTGTTCAGATTTGAGACGTGCAAAAGAGACTTTGAAGCCCTTTACCCAGGCAAAAAATGCTCTATATACACCAAAATTACGGGAAAAATCATGGGGAAAACATGAAGGATTCGATTTTGATGAAATAACAGCTCAGGGTGTAGTGTATAAAAATTTTTCACAATGGATAGAAGCACTTGATGGGGAGAATTATAAAGAGTATGTTCAAAGAGTAAAAAAATTCTTTTTTGAAGAACTCGCAGTACAAAAAGCTGATAACGTTTTAGTTATAACACATGCGGGCGTTATAAGAGTTTTAATGGCAATAGTGCAAAACTTATCACTTGAAGAAGCCTTTACACTTGCTTTGCCTTATGCATCTTATACGCTTTATGACACAGATTTAAAAACTTTTAGCACGATTAAAACTTAG
- a CDS encoding SIR2 family protein: protein MNKDIQHIIEANNDNRLAFFIGSGISKSSETENHKMPLWKDLISELEKDLEGVEETNYLKLAQLYYLEYGEYLYYAKLKKIFDINLEPSNIHKLIFEIKPDYVITTNWDKLLDNTVIDNAFIYDIVVSDTDLVKSTIQKKLIKIHGDFKHHNIVFKEDDYLNYQTNFPLIENYIKSILSTHTIVFLGYSYSDYNLKQIMKWIQSFSNVKPPAYLVGFSNQSSEIKYLENHGIKSLILETDSSLGNNKYNQAVEDFLLRIKNKNVLVSENLTYESVVDYFYKKLVAFDPMNVLMPEQIKKIFKKVFYRYDSEFIILDLLQLDKSNSYYNKFVELLTKLDKNENSFKELEYRLNHIFSILSKAGIGGIMLNDKEYYKFQFPLYNALDLSNILSFKLDTNENANEAFIFYLLENNEKAYKLYENNIKSSLKSKNYIDLFLSMFNRNQLLSFLKYDFSIDYSKYETVEEYDIEEKYQDVPNNIKQTISPIISTFKDFNFIYSFAFTISSLLKEKEEQKKSIESGSIIFSNNSFEAELRHKNLIYFILGNGLAIDRYREFQTIIEYFINISLVRQVQEENIVLNQLEIFSCIKFLKEKSLKRIFESYSNKESSKRLVLDTENQKYLLQVLANTVKHIRNNDTNNFSIFENSWKKTMYLLSISKLEKEIMENILEGFTFILNTSNNSISTYQTINTFLGLQYSLYKEQFDSSKLISLIELVLNKIIYQNYNGRELYAIKSNYINNIYAYLEMDTNFNYDNLKLVQKLLFEFNSWELAQKVEISQYFLISLYHISNEKIKEEIKTFINNIEYKNIESLFEQIDFQLFLLITEFQSVDIEDLSEKIKEEISQYEDGKSMSSGLYSLQSRLQYLVEKRQILEFESLLNELTTIIENFEQKRGKMLF from the coding sequence ATGAATAAAGATATCCAACATATTATCGAAGCAAATAATGATAATAGACTAGCATTTTTCATAGGTTCTGGTATATCTAAAAGTTCTGAAACTGAGAATCACAAAATGCCCTTATGGAAGGATTTGATTTCAGAATTAGAAAAAGATTTAGAAGGTGTTGAAGAAACTAACTACCTAAAACTTGCCCAATTATACTACTTAGAATATGGAGAATATTTATATTATGCCAAGCTAAAAAAAATTTTTGATATCAATTTAGAACCTTCAAATATACATAAGTTGATTTTTGAGATAAAACCTGATTATGTCATAACAACAAATTGGGATAAACTATTAGATAATACAGTCATTGACAACGCATTTATATATGATATAGTCGTTTCTGATACAGATTTAGTCAAATCAACTATACAGAAAAAACTTATCAAAATACATGGAGACTTTAAGCACCATAATATTGTTTTTAAAGAAGACGACTATTTAAATTACCAAACAAATTTTCCTTTAATTGAAAACTATATAAAAAGTATTTTATCTACGCATACAATAGTGTTTCTAGGGTATTCATATAGTGATTATAATTTAAAACAAATTATGAAATGGATTCAATCTTTTTCAAATGTAAAACCACCAGCTTATCTTGTAGGATTTTCTAATCAAAGCAGTGAAATAAAATATTTAGAAAACCATGGTATTAAATCATTAATTTTAGAAACAGATAGTAGTTTAGGTAATAATAAATACAATCAAGCAGTAGAAGACTTCTTATTAAGAATAAAAAATAAAAATGTTTTAGTGAGTGAAAATCTAACATATGAAAGCGTAGTTGATTACTTTTATAAAAAACTTGTGGCATTTGACCCAATGAATGTCCTAATGCCAGAACAAATCAAGAAAATTTTTAAAAAAGTATTTTATAGATATGACAGTGAATTTATAATCTTAGACCTTTTACAATTAGATAAGTCAAATAGCTATTATAATAAATTTGTAGAACTATTAACAAAATTAGATAAAAATGAAAACTCTTTCAAAGAACTTGAGTACAGATTAAATCACATATTTTCAATATTATCAAAAGCAGGTATTGGTGGGATTATGCTTAATGATAAAGAATACTATAAGTTTCAGTTTCCACTTTATAATGCCCTTGATTTAAGTAATATACTTAGTTTTAAGCTTGATACCAATGAGAATGCAAACGAGGCATTCATTTTTTATCTTTTAGAAAATAATGAAAAGGCTTATAAGCTTTATGAAAACAATATAAAAAGCTCTTTAAAATCAAAAAACTATATAGATTTATTCCTTTCAATGTTTAATAGAAACCAGTTATTGTCATTTTTAAAATATGATTTTTCAATAGACTATTCTAAATATGAAACAGTTGAAGAATATGACATAGAAGAAAAATATCAAGATGTCCCAAATAATATTAAACAAACTATCTCACCAATAATTTCAACTTTTAAAGATTTTAACTTTATTTATAGTTTTGCTTTTACTATTTCTTCCTTACTCAAAGAAAAAGAAGAACAAAAAAAATCGATTGAAAGCGGAAGTATCATTTTTTCAAATAACTCATTTGAAGCAGAATTAAGGCATAAAAACTTAATTTATTTCATACTTGGGAATGGACTAGCTATTGACAGGTATCGTGAATTTCAAACTATAATTGAATATTTCATAAATATTAGTTTGGTAAGGCAAGTTCAAGAAGAAAATATTGTTCTGAATCAATTGGAAATATTTTCTTGTATAAAGTTTTTAAAAGAAAAAAGCTTGAAACGAATTTTTGAATCTTATAGCAATAAAGAGTCTTCAAAAAGACTAGTGCTTGATACTGAAAATCAAAAATACTTATTACAAGTCCTTGCTAACACTGTCAAGCATATTAGAAACAACGATACAAACAATTTTTCAATTTTTGAAAACAGTTGGAAAAAAACAATGTATTTACTTTCAATATCTAAGTTAGAAAAAGAAATAATGGAAAATATTTTAGAAGGTTTTACTTTTATTTTAAATACTTCAAACAACTCTATTTCAACTTACCAAACAATTAATACTTTTCTTGGACTACAATATAGCTTATATAAAGAGCAATTTGATAGTTCTAAACTTATAAGCTTAATAGAATTGGTTTTAAATAAGATTATCTATCAAAACTATAATGGACGTGAATTATATGCGATAAAATCAAATTATATTAATAATATTTATGCCTATTTAGAAATGGACACAAATTTTAATTATGACAACTTAAAGTTAGTTCAAAAGTTGCTGTTTGAATTTAACAGTTGGGAGTTGGCTCAAAAGGTTGAAATTTCACAATACTTCTTAATAAGTTTGTATCACATATCAAATGAGAAAATTAAGGAAGAAATTAAAACATTTATAAATAATATTGAGTATAAAAATATTGAAAGTCTATTCGAACAGATAGACTTCCAACTATTTTTATTAATAACTGAATTTCAGTCAGTTGACATAGAAGATTTAAGTGAAAAAATTAAAGAAGAAATTTCACAATATGAAGACGGAAAATCTATGTCTAGTGGTTTATATAGCTTACAAAGTAGACTTCAATACTTAGTAGAGAAACGACAAATATTGGAATTTGAAAGCTTATTAAATGAACTAACGACAATCATTGAGAACTTCGAACAAAAACGAGGAAAAATGCTCTTTTAA